A window of Corallococcus macrosporus DSM 14697 contains these coding sequences:
- the cysT gene encoding sulfate ABC transporter permease subunit CysT, giving the protein MSRSSRHRVLPGFRLSLGFSWFSLGLIVLIPLTSLFLRTFSLSWEEFWGTVTTPRALAAYRLSFGASLAAALANVVFGLLVAWVLVRYRFPGRDVLESLVDLPFALPTAVAGLTLTTLFSAKGWYGQHLEALGIKVAYTSVGVAIALTFIGLPFVVRTVQPVLEEIDVDVEEAAATLGASPWQTFRRVLLPALFPALLSGFTLAFARALGEYGSVVFISGNMPLRTEIVPLLIITRLEQYDYAGATAIAIVMLGSSFSLLLAVNLLHRWSQRRLEARPGA; this is encoded by the coding sequence ATGTCACGCTCTTCTCGCCACCGGGTGCTCCCGGGGTTCCGGCTGTCGCTGGGCTTCAGCTGGTTCTCCCTGGGCCTCATCGTCCTCATCCCGCTCACCAGCCTCTTCCTTCGGACCTTCTCGCTGAGCTGGGAGGAGTTCTGGGGCACCGTGACGACGCCGCGCGCGCTGGCCGCGTACCGGCTCAGCTTCGGGGCGTCGCTGGCCGCGGCCCTGGCCAACGTCGTCTTCGGCCTGCTGGTGGCCTGGGTGCTGGTGCGCTACCGCTTCCCCGGCCGTGACGTGCTGGAGTCCCTGGTGGACCTGCCCTTCGCGCTGCCCACCGCCGTGGCGGGCCTCACGCTCACGACGCTGTTCTCCGCGAAGGGCTGGTACGGCCAGCACCTGGAGGCGCTGGGCATCAAGGTGGCCTACACGTCCGTGGGCGTGGCCATCGCGCTGACGTTCATCGGGCTGCCCTTCGTGGTGCGCACCGTGCAACCCGTGCTGGAGGAAATCGACGTGGACGTGGAGGAGGCCGCGGCCACGCTGGGCGCGTCGCCGTGGCAGACGTTCCGGCGCGTCCTCCTCCCCGCGCTCTTCCCGGCGCTGCTCAGCGGCTTCACGCTCGCCTTCGCGCGGGCCCTGGGAGAGTACGGCTCCGTGGTCTTCATCTCCGGCAACATGCCGCTGCGCACGGAGATTGTGCCGCTGCTCATCATCACCCGGCTGGAGCAGTACGACTACGCGGGCGCGACGGCCATCGCCATCGTCATGCTGGGGTCGTCGTTCTCGTTGTTGCTGGCCGTCAACCTGCTCCATCGCTGGAGCCAACGCCGGCTGGAAGCCCGTCCGGGAGCGTGA